The genomic region GTTTTCAGTAAACTAGAGAAACGACTATTTATTTGCGTTTCGATATTATGTATTGATATACATATTCTGTACAGTGCAATTCGAGTCTATGCAATCACTTTAATTCCTCCGGCTGATTGGCATGATACGGACAGTTGGTTTTAGCCTGCCTAATCGTTGAATTGCCGAGTGATCTAATGCTGGATGACGCGAACGCTGAagatatattgtataataattattttaacgaGTGTGCTATACCTAAAAGAAGCTTAACAATTTCCTTTGAAACGATAATTTTAAGCAAACTTATTAATGTAGATCCTTATGCgagataaaaatgttcaaagttcaTTTTAAAACATAGAAATTAGAGAAAAATGAATGCGCGATGATCAGATGAAAATTACTACATCGAAGGACTTGTTTTTATCTATAACTTCCGGTAGATGAAATGTTAAAACATACATTGCTCGGCAATCCGACCATCAAACGGAAGCACAGAGGCTCTGAACAAGAGTGCCGTATACAAACGCGcgtttttcaaataataatgATGGGGATGAAGCTTCCTTCCGGTGCTCTATAATACTTTacacttctctctttctctctcgcacaCTTGTAAATACGGAGGGTACCGTCTAATTCTATCCTGGGAATGGACCTTTTTTGGAACACCTCTTGTACGCAAAGTTTCTTGGCGACGAACCTTTCGACCATTTCCTGTCATGGTTAACGCAATTACCGAAAAAGCTAGAATCAATTCTAAAGAATAATCGTGGTACGATCGTGGTTTGTCGCCAGGGAACGATAGAAATGTTCACGAAGAGTGTTAGCGTTTTTGCCGAAGTAACATTTGCATTgctgaaacgaaaaataaaaagacaaaaggactaagataatataataaaaacggaaGCGATTCGAAAGAAAAACTAACCAACCAAgaattttaactaaaataataatGCCCCCCGTTTCCCCGCTGCTCGACTTCTGTCTCGCCTTCTGATTGGCTCTCTCTGCATTGGCACGTTGGTGACTAACTTGAAGTCGACATCACACGAGCTCCAGCGAACACCGTACGTCGACGTCCTCGAAGACCGAAGGTTGGGACAAGGTCGACCCTGCAGCACCGCCAAAGCGGTCCGCATTCGACAGCTTCAAAAGGTGACGCCACTGTAAACAAAAACACGCACAGAAAAAAACAATAAACAAACGAACAATCGCCGCCAACGAAAAACGTGTTCCGGGACGCCTTCTTCGCCTTCATTTTAGCCGACTGCAGAGCGTATTGCATCACCGCACCGCACCGGAGCGCGCTGCATCGAccacaatttcaaatttttcacaGCTCTCGAATCAAACATAACATTCGGACGAGCTTTCTTCAagtcaattttcaaaatgtttatTACTTTTCTATTTCTGTTTGAAACTCTGAAACACTTGAAAATGTGGTCGGTGCTAAAATTGTGCGAAGCACTGTAGATGAAGACTTCCGCCATCTTGTTTGTCATCCTGCACAGCTCGTCAAGTCATGTAAATCGTGTGAACGTTACTGAAAGTCGATGCACGGCACTCCTCAATCTTCCAatagttatacatattgtataaataatataaacgcTGTTACATTCAACGGACAGTGCCATCGATTCAGTCGTTGACACGAAGACTGACAGTCCCGTAGTCAATCAACATCTCACCATCGAGCTCGCACAGAGGTAATGGGGCCACGCATTGTTCACGTTTCAGCGACCTAACACCACGCCTCGCGATTAACTTAACGCAACGCAACCCAGCACAGTAGCGAACGTAGCAGAGCTTTGGTGTGtgatttcgttttttttccgTGAATTTTCTTGTCGGAGCATTTTCACCCTCGGAGCTTTGACCCACGAAAGTGCACTATAGTTTGCGCACGACACGCCTCCATTCGTGACCAGTCTCTCTATGTTGTTTTTCCTATACGTTTGCAATAGTTAGCATCATCACCGCCTATTTAGGTAAGGGTTTGCAGCTGAGCCGAGACACGTCTCTGCGCCGTCAGAGAGTACATCTATCTGCTCTGACCCGGGTGTCATCCAGCCGTTAAAGCATATTATACTTTGTTTTTCGTTCATCGTTCGAGCGCACTTGTCCCGCACTTATTCGTATTATAGATGTATTATCAGAGGAGGATACGGTGAATATAATCGAGATTTTGTTTCTGATAAATTACAGCACGACCACCCAGAGCACTCAGAACAGCTCTCTCAGCCCGCAACAGGACTCCGCATGGCTCGACGGACTCAACAGCCCACTCATCCAGGACGAAGGTGACAGCAAGATGCTGAAACTGAGATTCGACGTCTCCCAGTACACCCCTGAAGAGATCGTTGTCAAGACTGTGGACAACAAGTTGCTGGTGAGTCATCAAATTCATCAACTTTAGAGTGAACTGACAAGGGTAGAAAATCGTAAATTTAAATGAAAGACGGGGATGAAGCATAGGGCTGGATATTAGGGAACGAACCGATGCGCGATTATGAGAATCGGCTATTTCCGTGGACGTGCAAATCGCTGCCAAGTGCGCTTGCGATTTGCCGGGTCGATTTCGCGACGCTTTTATCGGCCGACCGCGGGCGTCGCTTAATTGGAACGGGAAGACAATTGGCTTGCTACTTTCTTCTTTGAGACCGCGACTACCAACGTCCCGTCGCGCGACAAATGCGAAATTATTACGCCTGACTCATCGAGCGCATATTTCGTAGCGAACCAACCGACTGTTGCGCAACTTGGCACCGGCCGAAACTGGCCCATCTTTTTACGCAATCCGCTTTGACCACCGTTAACGTACCATCAAAGCTTTTCGATTACATTCTCGCAAACCTATTTGCCTATTTCTGTCCGTTCCGTGCTTCTTATTTTACATTGAGGATTCTATAGCATCTGCGGAGGACTAGTTCCGTGAAAGCTAAAAATCAAGCTcggcaatccgtttgagaacgtacgGTGCATCTCGCGCCGTGCTTAATTACGAAGACGCGCTCTCGAGTAACGAGAATTGCCCTTTCGCGAGTTACACACGGCGGAGTCGACTTCCTGCCGGGAAGTGACGCAACAAGACCAATTAGAACGTTCTACATCGTTCGTGAGGAGCCTCGGAGAGCCGAGATGGCAAAGCAGCGGGAAATTCTGAACCTCTGCTTCCTGGTCGCTCCAGGCGATCGTAAATCTTTCGATATGCTCGTACAGGCAACGTTTAATCTCTCTAGTCCTCGAATAGACCGGTACTGCGCTTTCTTCAAACTTGTTAAAGTTACTGGCAACTCGTTCTTCAAAGTATGAACCATTTTTAGATACATAAGATGTATGAATACATTCAACAATTTCGTTCTAATCCAAAGAATCGTTCAACGtagttgaagttgaatttgttcaacgaagaatcgttccAATCCAAAGTTTCGGTGGAAGGGCCAATTCCCGCAGGAAGTGGGAACTAGAATTTTCGGCGAAGCGTGCTCTCGCGTTCAAGTTTCTTCTCTGGTCGTGGTCGGCGTGTTCCGTCGACGGAAATAGCCGTCGACGAAAATAAGTTCACGGCGCTCGTCACACCGCGACGGCTTAGAATAATGTTCGGCCATTGTGAAGCTCATAAACGCGAATCTGGCAGCGCCGAGATTCTTCCGAGCTTCTTCGTTCTCCAATCGGTTTGTCTTCTGAACTCGTCATGCATCGTTGCGGATTTCTCCGAACATCTGAAAACAAAATAGCAAAAACTTGGCTGGCGCCGCGCGCCGACAATTGTGAAAACTGCTCTTCTTTGGCACCAGCGCCGCACTCGACAAATCGAATTTTTCTTACTTCATTTACTTTGTGTGCGCATATGTGGCAGATTGATATGAATTCGATCGTGGACGATCATTTTGAACTAACCTATAGATTTGCGTATTACGTTCTCTTTTTTTGTGAAATGATTTTTACGCGTCGGTGCGGTGCGGTGGTTCGTAGAAGCAGCAACGAAAGCGCGAGTTTCGACACTTTCGACTGTCGCGACAGAAAAATAATGCACCACCGTCGGTGCAAGAGGGAAGAGGAGAACTAGAGGTCGTTGCACCGCGATCGTGCACTCTCTCGGTGCAATGGAGGAAAGATCAAAGCGGAGGAGGATCTTGCGCGTCCACGAACGGGCGCCGCTTTATTTCGATTTCCTTGGTCAAACGACCGCTGATGAACCTCGTCGTCCCTTTGTAAAGATACCGCGCCATCGAATAATACAAACAGCTTATCTCATCTAGACAAAATTTATGACTGAAACAATTCTTGCTAGAATTCAGATGTGATTCAATATTATAGACCATCTGATTATACGCCAGTTGATTTCGCATTCTCGAAAAGTTGTCTGGAAAATTATACAAAGGACAAGAGATTCTATGAACCTATAAACAATTGAGCGGAGCATTTCGTGAAGAATTAGTCACGCGTCACGCGACGGTGCAGAACCAGCTAAAGAACgatcgccgtgccgcgccgaccACCTCGAAACAGGTTGTCCCGGTGTAATCGTGGTCAAGGTCCGTCTCGAATCGGGGTCGAGCTCTCGCTGGTCGTCGCCTGGTCCTTAAAGGGCTGGCCCAAGGACGCGTTCCGAAGGATGAGCAGAGTACCAGACGAAGCGAAGAATGCGAGAGAGTTCGCTGACGTCACGCTCCCGCTCGATAAAGCACACGCGGCCCGGATAAATAGGAGCATGGACCGGTTTTATTCAAACACCACGCGCGGTGCGGCGCGCGTTCTGTTGTGTTGCGAAATATGTACATATCTCGTCTCATTCGTCGTCGTATAGTCCTCTCGTTAGTTTGCGCCCATTTAGGGCAACTGGGTCGCGAACGCCTCCCTCGATTCAGCTCGAATCGATTTTTAATGGGCGCCGCCGATAACACCTTGATCTAATGGTCTTGTACGTCTGGGACCGCTACAGGTGTCTGTTGGCTCGATCCTCTAACACCTAGCTTTTATAGGACAAGTCATCTTGCATTGACCGAAGTGTCGCAGATAAAATTTCACACGATCGGGCCGCGAAGAGTGTAGAGTGTAGAGTGTAGAGTATGCTCTCGGGAACACGTGTCCAGGCTTTCGAAAGTCAATTAAAAGCGTCGGCGTAACGCGAGACTCTTTTCCGGACTGTCTAATGGCGTATACTCTCCTTGACCGAAAAAGGAAAgcccgcgacgccgcgccgcgccgcgccgtgccacgTGTTTTCATAACAGGTTCACCCGCGACCTAAATTTTAACGCCAAACAAGGTAATAGCCCCGCACCTTTTAAAAAACACTCCATTCAGTTTTATAGAGTGGACGTTGTACCGTGCTTCGACTCGTTTTTACCAGAAAAACGTCACGAACGCGATCGTAAAAATTTCGCGAAAAAATCATTACGAATAAAAAAGCGATGTCAGTTTTTCTGAAAGAATGCGAGGACAGATTTCATTGTTTTGGAGTAAAATGCGAGTTCCGAGGATTCCGATGCCAGCAAATTGATGATCGGATGTCGTCGGGTAGCCGGTTCCACGGTTTGCGTAATCCCCGCGGTCCGGTAAGACGATATCGAGCCGGAAAGCTTAGATTCTCGCGAGAGAGTTGAGTTACCAGTTACCCAGGGGCTCGTCCACCGGTGGCTCCCTTTGCTCTCGGCGATTTCCCTCCGTTTCCCTCCGTTTCCCTCTGTGTCTAGAGTTACCTGGGCCGCTGCTCCGGTTGCTTGcctcgcttgctcggccgctttTCGTCTTTTACGGCCAACACCGATCGATATCGCGAACAGACAGACTGTGTGCtgtgaacggcgcggcgcggcgcgaagaGCCCcaaaagagaaagaggaagagggaaaCAGACTCGCAGACGCTCGAGGCAAGACGAATTTACATCGCctcattctctttctctctgtctctgtcaaATAGGCGACGATCTTTGCGTTTCTTCCGATTGTCAGTTCCATGTTAAGTTGTCGGGTTATGAAGAAGGGTCTCGTGCATTTAGGTTTCTgtttacgtttacgtttacagCGGAGCGTAACGCAATCCTCCGGTTAAAAAGACGGTTCTCAGACGGTGAAACAGGTCCCGCGACCTCTACACCGCAACACGTTTCTACCCGAGCAGAAAACCCGCGATTCTCCGGTTGCTTAACCCTAACCGCCACCTTTCTAATCGTCTTCTTTGCCGGAACCATCCACCGGATCGTTGATCTCGATGGAATTTTGCCACAGTTCGTTTTctgttaataactcgttaataaAGCCGCGAAGAAGActttcgcaaagggaaaagttacttGGAATCACCTCGAGAATGACCCCTTTCGAGTACAACATatttaggacaccctgtataaccgtGGACGTAAGGCCAGAGGCCTCACCGGCGATCAACGAGTTCGCGCGGAAAGGGAGCATTAAAATAACCCCGTAGACGACGAGCAGGCTGAATTGCAGCCTGCTCGTTGCTAGTCAAACGTTCTGATCCGATTAACGCGACTCCGCGATGTTTTTCTGCGGCGAGGTACTGCACTTCCGGCGAACGATGCACTCgaagcgccgcgccgcacgCGAATCGTGAGTTGCGAAACAGCACGAGCCACGCTCTCGCTGAAATTGCCCAATTTCTAGCGTTAGTCTTCAATTTCTTGATCCTTCGAAGACTACATATTTAGATTTTCATGTTTGCAAATTTCGTATCGTTGGCTTATCGTTTTTAACGATTGCATAAACTTCGTACGATGGATTGTACAGTTCGATTCGTTCCGCGATTTCCCGCAAGGTGAAGGCCAGGCTATTTGGTTCGTTGGCAAGGAATGAACGCGCGGACAGATCGGTCGAAACTGGTCCAAGAACGAGAATTCCtcgcgtcgtgtcgcgtcgcgtcgcgttgctTCTCGTCTGCATACTCGAGGAGAGGACACCGAAACGCAGCTCTCATTAGCGTCGTTTGCGTAACGCAATTAGCGCGACGAGCCTCGCCCACCCTCGCCCGCTAACGCGGATCAGCCTAGCTGCCTTTTCACGCGTCTGCCTCTGGGTGCGGTCCAAACGCATTTTTACACTTGCATTTTTTACCGGCGAATCTATACCTGGACACGCTTCATCCGTTCACCATCGCTATTAGCGTGCCGATACGTTGATTTTGTAGCCTGGAACGAAACGCAGAACATATTTGTAACAGCATACGATAGGAATCGACAAGACTAGCATTCTGCAAGTGTTAATGATATGCAGGAAACGTTAGCAAACAGGTAGAAAGTCCCGTTTGCCGTTTCTCCGCGGTTTCGAAGCTGCGGTTCGTAAAATCGGCCAGCACCTAGACCGACTTACGCCTGTAGGCGCATTAAAAATAGAGATTGCATCACTCGCGTACAGCCAGTATCGAGTATCCATTCGATGCCATGCAAATATCACGACTCTCCGGCCACTGTCTTACGGGATTTCGTATAAATGAATCTCATTAGCGAGCAGCGAGTTACGTCACGGCGCGATTAGCGGAGACCGATCGGCAGCGCTGTGGTGTCATCGACGTATTTAACAATCGCGTGCGGCCATAAGGTTCTGTAAAATTGTTATCGTATCGGGGACCTTGGCGTATCCATTTTTCCATAAAATTGTATTATGTATATTCAAGTATAATATCCGACTACCCTCACGGCTGCGTTAAACTATGAAATTGATTGAACAGTTTGAAAAACATTGAATCAAGTGAAAGAGTGCATTGTAAAAGAAGGGGTGATTAAATTACGGTATAAATCAATTAGCGTGTCCAAACAACTTACCTCGACTGTCGACGCTTCTCCGCTTTTATTATATTGTTCTTAGGCTTAACGATGCATTTCCTTTCCTTGCATCCCGACTCCCCACGGTCTCTCGTTATCGTGCTCTATTCTTCTTTCGTATGTGTATTCACACATGCGTGCAGGCTCTCATTTGCAATTTAGAGTCTATCTAGATTGATCATTCCCTGCCGCGTGTTTCGTCGGTGCTCGTAATCGCGGAAATTGCAGTTGCGACAAGGTGTATCGCTGATCGAGAGATATAATCCTAATGACTGATTCCTGACACATTCGCGTGCCCGAGGGATCGAATTCGTTGATGATGTAAGCGCAGAGAAACAACCTCGAATCAATCAGTttcaaagaaattattttatgcaCGCGGTGTTCGTGTAACGGAAGTTTAGTTTTATCGTACCAGAAAGTGGAACGACtttaaattttgatttcttGTTGCCTGATTAGAGCCATATACTCTCCTTCGAGGATCGATTCCTCGCCGACTCCGCGTCGACTGTAAACTTTCATCGTCCCAGAAACGTCCGTCAGGATAATCGTGCTTTTGTTTGCTCGCGTGCGCGTCCCATCGATCGCCATTTTCCTGGACGTCGTATCTGTATCTCCTTCGTCGTCCTTTTCTTCCCACTCGCTTATCGACTGTACGTTATCGCCACTTCCAGACGAGTTCCAGACGAGACGGGTCGAATTATTAATCCTTACTcttaaaatattctttacattatttaatatatcggtatctgaTCAATTACTAAAGTAAAGGTATTGttcgaggtattataccaacgtggtatccataaaatttcttaCTCACAATTCAAAAGTcacagggaatggaaatattctagcgaGGAAGAAATATgtatctccgagtgcaaagggttaataattatgGGGCATTTGCGTACCATCGATCGGTCTGTGCTACGAGTCCGCGTTCGTGGAACGTTGCGTGAGCGTTTCTTTGTTAGTCGTTACACTTGGAGGATCGCTTTTCTGATAGAATCGGCGATCTGGGGTCCCttgatctacagggtgtctcgtttGAACCGACCCCTGAGAATATGGaagttaattataattattagttaGTACGATAATTATTACTTGTTTTGTTATATTGAACTGTTTCGGGCCGCTCAGGTAAGTAACATCAAAGTAGAATTATTGTAGTAATCGGCCACCTGTTACAATTTACGATTAGTCGTCGACACTGTTGCTAAACGATCTTATTCGCAGCGACCTCATCCTCTATACTTTATACTCTATACTCTATGCCAACAGAGTTTCATCATCGAATTGGCAACCGGGCCAGAGATTCCTCTTTGCGTAGACGATACCTGATACCTGTGTGAATTTTGGAAATCCTGATCGATCATtagttatcagtagactgcggacctttatgcaaaataaaatatatctgcattgattgcaagacacaggagccaaatatcaattgctttcttcttttaattattttattaaggtgaaactaaaacACTGATGGCCTTCAATCCttctaatatgtccactgttttaaattgtacgtacccatttttctcaaaaatgcataaaatccacagtctagttatcagtGTCGAATCATCCGCTGTCGGTGATTGAAGTAgatttcttaatatttttgcatgtagtacatattatttCGCACTGACGTCGACTGTTGCTCGCCCACGTTATTATTGATACTCCAGCCAGTCCAATTTTAGATAAACAGTACACCGATTAATAGAGGAATACAAAATTAGGCTGTCCGAATCCTCAATTAAATGTTACAAAGACATTTCTGCATcgtaaaaatatgtttctaCGGCTAGCACCGTTTAATTAAAGTTTGAATGAATACTGTGCCGCCAGAATGAAGCCGGTTTTCACGTCATGTTAGCTGCTTTTAGACGAAGGTTTATTGCTACATTAATTTTCCACAATAGCGTATTTGTTAGAACCACAAAATTGCGAGCGAAACATAGTTGAGTTACCGATTTAGCTGCCGGTAAACATTTATAGATACATGTGTTCATAACCACGCGAAATATTGGGCCAAGCATCTGTAATATGAAATTCTTGGTGCGCAAAATTGAACAAGCATATTTTCTAGCAAAATTATCGATTGTTCACTGCAAGAATTTTGAGAATAATGCTAATTACGAACTTGAGATTAGAACTTGAGATTAGAACTTGAGATTAGAACTTGAGATTAGAACTTGAGATTTTCTTGGAAGAAAATGGAACTGGAGCGACAGCAATCTCTTTTTGAGATATCGATTCGGTCCAGGGACGCCATGGGGTCGTCGCCGAATCTGTGGCGCCCCTCGGTCGCCATTTTCCTCGTCTTATTATCTCGAATTCCTTGTTCTACCCACGTCCACGTTTTCTCCGTCGTGGAAACGATAGCGCAGATTCTCGTAAAACATCCTCGGGTTACACAGCATTATGGCTGTCTCCCTTAACCTAGTTACCAAGCGTGTTTGCGTCGCTTTACGAGCTATGCTCATCCCCCATCCTCTTCCTGCATCGACTATTCACCCCATTTCCCGGGAATTTACTGGGTGGGAAACACTATCTCCCATCCTGATGCACATTTTCGCGTGCCTCGTGCTAGACACTCGAGATATCGCGTTGCGTAGCAGATTTAATATTAGCAGCATCGATAATCCGTTTTCCAGGGAAATTTCGCAATTTCCACGTAGACAAGGCCACGAAATCAGGCCAGCAGATTCGGTTAAGTAGCCGTATTAATAAATCAGTTGGGACTGGCTCGTTTCTGCGATCACGCGACCGCGGAAAGTCGATCGTGGCTCGTAGTGGTCAAGGGGTGCGATCAGTGCGATAGCGTATTGGGGTCGGTTTAGTATTGCGGCGCTGTCTTTTATTCGGACGAATCACCGCCGTTTTCATCGTACCTTGGCCACGACTCGAACTAATTTATTTGACGAAAATATTTCCAGTATCGAGGTAAAAGGAGCGCCGTTTTATCGCTGCAACGTAATATAGGGTTGAAACGAAAGTTTCTTCCGTGTTTTAATGGCGTTTCTTCTTGCGAGAGACTTGTAATTGAGTTTGCTTTAATTTTAGTTCGATTAGGGTGTTCTGGGAATATGGTAGCGACTGGGAAGCGTGAGAAGGATGGacgaatatttatatattttaccgGAGAATGATCTTAAGAGTGGAAATATTTTTTCTGGAGAAATCTGTAATATGTAGTTTGTAATCTACGGCTGTTGCCAAGACATGCGAGACAAGGGGGAGACAGTACCTCGGTGACTGTAAACCTGTAAACCGAGCTACACGCACACTTAATGAACAACTTGTCTAGAAAGCCCTACAATTTGATGTATCTTGTTTGTTGCAGGTCCACGCGAAGCACGAGGAGAAGACAGAGAGCAAATCGGTGTACCGGGAGTACAATCGCGAGTTCCTGCTGCCGAAGGGAACCAACCCCGAGAGCATCAAGTCCTCGTTGAGCAAGGATGGCGTCCTGACCGTGGAAGCTCCTCTTCCAGCGATCGGCTCCGGCGAGAAATTAATCCCCATCGCGCAGCAGTAAAAACCACCATTTAAAAACCGTCGCGAACGCGCAAGAACGAACCCCCCTGAGATTCCATCATCCGATCCGCGCGTCCGTGATATCAGATCGCTGCTTCCTGTCCTGttcctcgtgaaaaatcctcttcGAAGTAAGTCCCGACAACTCTCTAACCTTCTATTCTCTAATATCCAGTTTGTCTCTCTT from Lasioglossum baleicum chromosome 2, iyLasBale1, whole genome shotgun sequence harbors:
- the LOC143215915 gene encoding uncharacterized protein LOC143215915 isoform X1, producing MADSGIKRNIPIKIGDFSVIDTEFSNIRERFDAEMRKMEDEMSRFRSELMNRESNNFFKSTTSRHHTSSSEHRTSTSSKTEGWDKVDPAAPPKRSAFDSFKSTTTQSTQNSSLSPQQDSAWLDGLNSPLIQDEGDSKMLKLRFDVSQYTPEEIVVKTVDNKLLVHAKHEEKTESKSVYREYNREFLLPKGTNPESIKSSLSKDGVLTVEAPLPAIGSGEKLIPIAQQ
- the LOC143215915 gene encoding alpha-crystallin B chain isoform X2, producing MADSGIKRNIPIKIGDFSVIDTEFSNIRERFDAEMRKMEDEMSRFRSELMNRESNNFFKSTTSTTTQSTQNSSLSPQQDSAWLDGLNSPLIQDEGDSKMLKLRFDVSQYTPEEIVVKTVDNKLLVHAKHEEKTESKSVYREYNREFLLPKGTNPESIKSSLSKDGVLTVEAPLPAIGSGEKLIPIAQQ